CGAGTACCTCCCGGACGGCGTCGAGGTGTTCGTCTGCGACCTCTGCCCCGACGAGGAGACAGACGTCGACGCGCTCGCGGACGTCGTCGCGGGCGCGTCCACGGTGTCGTGGTTCGACCACCACCAGTGGGACCCCGACCTCGCCGCGCGGGTGCGCGAACTGGGCGTCGAACTCGTCGTCGGCGACTCGGAGGAGGAGTGCACGACCGACGTCGCCCTGCGTAGCCTCGATCACGACTTCGACGCGCGCTTCGAGGACCTCGCCGCGGTGACGCGCGATCACGACCTCTGGATCCGCGCCGACGAGCGCAGCGACGACCTCGCCGACTACGCCTACTGGGTCTCCCCGGAGGTCTACGTCGCCACCGTGCGCGCCCACGGCGCGGACCTCCCGCCGATCGTCGAGCGGTACGTCGAGGAGCGGCGCATCGAGAAGCAGGCGCTGATCGACCTCGCGGTCGAGCGCGCCGACGTGCGGGAGGTGGACGGCGTCGACGTCGCCGTCACCTACGGGCGCTGTTCGCAGAACGAGGTCGCGGAGGCGCTGCGCGAGCGCGGCGCGGACGCCGCGGTGATCGTCAAGCCCGCCGGGAGCGCCTCCATCCGCGGCTCCGACGGGTTCGAGCGCTGTCACGAGGTCGCCGCGCAGGTCGGCGGCGGCGGCCACCCCCGCGCCGCCG
The Halomarina pelagica DNA segment above includes these coding regions:
- a CDS encoding DHH family phosphoesterase, giving the protein MNEDLIDTDRLSLSRKSVIPGAGFFLPDEEGPSEERVAALERAETVVVADPDADGLGCVALIREARGDVEAGTVDPGEEFEPPEGRVALLPTSPHDLADSFAAAAEYLPDGVEVFVCDLCPDEETDVDALADVVAGASTVSWFDHHQWDPDLAARVRELGVELVVGDSEEECTTDVALRSLDHDFDARFEDLAAVTRDHDLWIRADERSDDLADYAYWVSPEVYVATVRAHGADLPPIVERYVEERRIEKQALIDLAVERADVREVDGVDVAVTYGRCSQNEVAEALRERGADAAVIVKPAGSASIRGSDGFERCHEVAAQVGGGGHPRAAGCKPDIYRDMLDYAHHWTTRGATTKQVILDAFRNLPPEEEESEFDAYD